Genomic window (Vibrio pomeroyi):
TTTTGCTCATTATGTGCTGTTTCTTGCTCAGCACTTTGCGAAACAAGGCGCTAAACTTTACCTCAACTGCAATGACAAAGAACATGCCGAGCGTATCGCAGAGATTTTCTGGCAAGTTGAACCCAGCGAATTTATTGCGCACAACTTAGTTGGCGAAGGTCCGAAATATTCAACCAACATTGAAATCGGCTACCAAGGTGTAAAACACAATTGGAATCGTCAGCTAGTAATTAATCTGGCCGATAATCATACAACCTTTGCGAACGCCTTTGCTCAGGTGATAGACTTCGTTCCTTGCGAAGAAAAAGCTAAGCAACTCGCTCGAGAAAGGTATAAAATTTACCGTCAGGCTGGTTATCAGCTACAAACTATCGAGATTCAACATCCATAGTCAAACCTCATAGTTAAAGCTATCTTTGGATTTAGATTCAAGAAGCTTCACTTATGAAGTTTGACCACGATTAACCATTCACAGTATCCGTTTAAGAGCACTATGGAAAAGACATACAACCCAACATCAATCGAACAAGCTCTGTATCAGACTTGGGAAGAGAAAGGCTACTTTAAGCCACACGGTGACACATCAAAAGAAGCTTACAGCATCATGATCCCGCCACCGAACGTCACTGGCAGCCTGCACATGGGTCACGCGTTCCAAGATACGATCATGGATACGCTTATCCGTGCTCAACGTATGAAAGGCAAAAACACGCTTTGGCAAGTGGGTACTGACCACGCTGGTATCGCAACCCAAATGGTTGTTGAGCGTAAGATTGCTGCTGAAGAAGGCAAAACAAAACACGACTACGGCCGTGAAGCTTTCATCGACAAGATCTGGGAGTGGAAAGGCGAATCAGGTGGCACGATCACTCAACAACTTCGTCGTCTTGGTGCATCTGTAGACTGGGATCGTGAGCGATTTACTATGGATGACGGCCTATCGGCTGCGACTCAAGAAGTGTTCGTTCGTCTATACGAAGAAGACCTAATCTACCGTGGTAAGCGTCTAGTAAACTGGGATCCTAAACTGCACACTGCGATTTCTGATCTTGAAGTTGAAAACAAAGACAAAAAAGGCTTTATGTGGCACTTCCGCTACCCGCTAGCGAACGGTGTTAAAACGGCGGATGGCAAAGACTACATTGTTGTTGCTACTACTCGTCCAGAAACCATGCTTGGTGATACTGGCGTAGCCGTAAACCCAGAAGATCCACGTTACAAAGATCTTATCGGTAAAGAAATCCTGCTTCCTGTTGTTAACCGTCTTATCCCTATCGTAGGCGATGAGCACGCAGACATGGAAAAAGGTACTGGTTGTGTGAAGATCACACCTGCTCACGACTTTAACGATTACGAAGTTGGTAAGCGCAACAACCTACCAATGATCAACATCCTAACGTTCAACGCTGATATCCGTGATGCTGCTGAAGTATTCACAACCAACGGCGAAGAAAGCGATGTTTACTCAACAGACATCCCTGCTAAGTACCAAGGCATGGAGCGCTTTGCTGCTCGTAAAGCTATCGTTGCTGAATTCGAAGAACTTGGTCTTCTTGAAGAGATCAAAGATCACGACCTAACCGTGCCTTACGGCGACCGTGGTGGTGTAGTTATCGAACCAATGCTGACTGACCAATGGTACGTACGCACAGCACCTCTTGCTGAGCCTGCAGTTAAAGCCGTTGAAGATGGTCAAATCCAGTTCGTGCCTAAGCAGTACGAAAACATGTACTTCGCGTGGATGCGTGACGTGCAAGACTGGTGTATCTCTCGTCAACTTTGGTGGGGCCACCGAATCCCAGCATGGTACGACAACGATGGTAAAGTTTACGTAGGTCGTACTGAAGAAGAAGTTCGTGAAAAGAACAACCTAGCGCCTGTTGTTGTGCTGAAGCAAGACGACGACGTACTAGACACTTGGTTCTCTTCTGCACTTTGGACGTTCGGCACACAAGGCTGGCCTGAAGATACTGAAGCACTGAAAACATTCCACCCATCTGAAGTACTAGTATCTGGTTTTGATATTATCTTCTTCTGGGTTGCTCGTATGATCATGATGACCATGCACTTCGTGAAAGACGAAGATGGCAAGGCTCAAGTACCTTTCAAGACGGTTTACATGACGGGTCTTATCCGTGATGAAAACGGCGACAAGATGTCTAAGTCGAAGGGTAACGTACTTGACCCAATCGACATGATTGACGGCATCGGCCTTGAAGAGCTAGTAGAAAAGCGTTGTGGCAACATGATGCAACCTAAACTGGCTGCTAAGATCGAAAAAGCAACACGTAAAACTTTCGAAAACGGTATCGAACCATACGGTACTGACGCTCTTCGTTTCACTCTTGCTGCTATGGCTTCAACAGGCCGTGACATCAACTGGGACATGAAGCGTCTTGAAGGTTACCGTAACTTCTGTAACAAGCTATGGAACGCAAGCCGTTACGTACTGATGAATACAGAAGAGCACGATTGTGGCATGTCATTGTCTGTTGAAGACCGTGCAAACATGGAATTCTCTCTAGCGGATAAGTGGATTGAATCTCAGTTTGAAGTTGCAGCGAAAGAGTTTAACGCTCACCTAGACAACTACCGTCTAGACATGGCAGCAAACACGCTTTACGAATTCATCTGGAACCAATTCTGTGACTGGTACCTAGAGTTAACGAAACCTGTTCTTTGGAAAGGTACTGAAGCTCAGCAACAAGCGACTCGTTACACGCTTATCACGGTTTTAGAGAAGACTCTGCGTCTTGCTCACCCAGTTCTTCCTTACATCACTGAATCTATCTGGCAGAGCGTTAAGCCGCTAGTAGACGGCGTTGAAGGCGAGACAATCATGACTCAAGCGCTTCCTCAGTTTAACGAAGATAACTTCAATGCTGAGATCGTAGAAGACATCGAATGGGTTAAGACCTTCATCACAGCTATCCGTAACCTACGTGCGGAATACGACATTGCGCCAAGCCAAGGCTTAGAAGTAATGATCAAAGTCGCTGATGAGAAAGACGCTGCTCGTATCGAAGCGAACAAGATCGTTCTAAACTCTCTAGCTAAACTAGACGACATTAAAGTTCTAGCAGACGGCGAAGAGACTCCGGCTTGTGCAACTAAACTGGTTGGCAAATCTGAGCTGATGATCCCAATGGCGGGTCTTATCGACAAAGATGCAGAGCTTGCTCGTCTAGATAAAGAAGTAGCTAAAACTCACGGTGAGATTAAGCGTATCGAAGGTAAGCTAGGTAACGAAGGTTTCGTTGCTAAAGCGCCAGAAGCGGTTATCGCGAAAGAGCGTGAGAAGCTTGAAGGCTACCAAGAGACTCTTGTTAAGCTTGAAGAGCAAAAAGCGACCATCGCTGCTCTTTAAAACTGAATGAACGAGGAGGTTTCTACCCTCTCGCTCTAGATAAAAAGGTTGGCCTTCATGGTCAGCCTTTTTTTATGCCCCAAGTTCCACCCTAGTCAGATTCACTCAAGTTAATTGATAGCTTTTGCCTATCAAAACAATCTTAACTACCCATTAGATTTAATGATAATAATTCTCAATAATAGCTCTATCGAAACAACACAACGACTGAGTAATTATCATGAAAAAGACACTAACCTTTGCTGCATTACATTTTACTATCGCATTTAGTGTCGCTTACGTACTAACCGGCGACATCTTAATTGGTAGCTTAATCGCTATGATTGAGCCTTCTGTGAATACGGTCGCCTTCTATTTTCATGAAAAGGCGTGGGCTCAAGTTCCAGCACTTAAAGCTCGTCAGTGGATGACAAAATTAAAAACAGCAAGTTTTGCGACCATTCACTTTAGTGTTGCCTTTACCGTCGTCTACTTGTTGACTGGCGATGCCTTCATCGGCGGCGTGATGGCTTTGCTTGAACCAACTTTAAATACAGTTGCTTACTACTTCCACGAGAAAGTGTGGTTACGAAAAGCAGAAAGACAAACAGCCCAACCTCAGTTTTGTTTGCACCAACATGCTTAATTAAGAGAATTTACCATTGACAAAGTTGCGTACCACAATTAATTTAATTGCGGTACGCAACTTTATGTAAGAGTGAAAATTATGGATGCTCGAAAACTAAGACAATACTCCCGCCAAGCCGTGCGCTTACTGGGTATGCTTGATAAACAGTGTGGTGAGGTCACGCTCACTCCTGTTCAAGCTCACGCATTAGGAGAGATCCAACTCCAACCTTTAACCATCAATCAATTAGCACAACAGCTCAATGTCGATAAATCTAATGCCAGTCGAACGGTGGCAGGCCTCAGCAAACTTGAGTTGGTAGAGACTATCGAAAATCCAAAAGACAAACGCAGCCAATTGGTGACACTGACGTCTCGTGGACAAAACATGTTGAGTCAATTAGACGTGCAACAAAACACCTTTTTCGAAGACATGTTGCAGACTCTCAATGAGGATGAGCAACAACAGCTGAAAGTTGGACTGGAAACGTACTTAAAAGGGTTAGCGAATGTCTGCCAAGCTGACGAGTTCATACTTCGCCCACTCACTCAATCAGATAACCCACAGTTAGCCGAAGTGATTAGAAAGGTTTCAGCGGAGCATGGACTAACAGAAGATAAAGGTTATGGCGTGGCCGATCCTACCCTTGATGACATGTACTCTGTCTATAACAAAGAGAACGCAATGTACTGGGTGATCGAATATCAAGGTGAAGTGGTAGGTGGCGGTGGTTTTGCACCATTAGCTGGCCGACCAGATGTATGTGAGCTACAGAAAATGTACTTCTTACCACAAACCCGAGGGCAAGGTTTGGCAAAGCGCATCGTTGCTCAAAGCCTAAAACTGGCTAAGCAGCTTGGTTACCAGCATATGTACTTGGAAACAACGGAATGCTTGGGTGC
Coding sequences:
- a CDS encoding valine--tRNA ligase, with the protein product MEKTYNPTSIEQALYQTWEEKGYFKPHGDTSKEAYSIMIPPPNVTGSLHMGHAFQDTIMDTLIRAQRMKGKNTLWQVGTDHAGIATQMVVERKIAAEEGKTKHDYGREAFIDKIWEWKGESGGTITQQLRRLGASVDWDRERFTMDDGLSAATQEVFVRLYEEDLIYRGKRLVNWDPKLHTAISDLEVENKDKKGFMWHFRYPLANGVKTADGKDYIVVATTRPETMLGDTGVAVNPEDPRYKDLIGKEILLPVVNRLIPIVGDEHADMEKGTGCVKITPAHDFNDYEVGKRNNLPMINILTFNADIRDAAEVFTTNGEESDVYSTDIPAKYQGMERFAARKAIVAEFEELGLLEEIKDHDLTVPYGDRGGVVIEPMLTDQWYVRTAPLAEPAVKAVEDGQIQFVPKQYENMYFAWMRDVQDWCISRQLWWGHRIPAWYDNDGKVYVGRTEEEVREKNNLAPVVVLKQDDDVLDTWFSSALWTFGTQGWPEDTEALKTFHPSEVLVSGFDIIFFWVARMIMMTMHFVKDEDGKAQVPFKTVYMTGLIRDENGDKMSKSKGNVLDPIDMIDGIGLEELVEKRCGNMMQPKLAAKIEKATRKTFENGIEPYGTDALRFTLAAMASTGRDINWDMKRLEGYRNFCNKLWNASRYVLMNTEEHDCGMSLSVEDRANMEFSLADKWIESQFEVAAKEFNAHLDNYRLDMAANTLYEFIWNQFCDWYLELTKPVLWKGTEAQQQATRYTLITVLEKTLRLAHPVLPYITESIWQSVKPLVDGVEGETIMTQALPQFNEDNFNAEIVEDIEWVKTFITAIRNLRAEYDIAPSQGLEVMIKVADEKDAARIEANKIVLNSLAKLDDIKVLADGEETPACATKLVGKSELMIPMAGLIDKDAELARLDKEVAKTHGEIKRIEGKLGNEGFVAKAPEAVIAKEREKLEGYQETLVKLEEQKATIAAL
- a CDS encoding DNA polymerase III subunit chi, whose protein sequence is MQTATFYIVSSDSPQASEEGFAHYVLFLAQHFAKQGAKLYLNCNDKEHAERIAEIFWQVEPSEFIAHNLVGEGPKYSTNIEIGYQGVKHNWNRQLVINLADNHTTFANAFAQVIDFVPCEEKAKQLARERYKIYRQAGYQLQTIEIQHP
- a CDS encoding bifunctional helix-turn-helix transcriptional regulator/GNAT family N-acetyltransferase, whose product is MDARKLRQYSRQAVRLLGMLDKQCGEVTLTPVQAHALGEIQLQPLTINQLAQQLNVDKSNASRTVAGLSKLELVETIENPKDKRSQLVTLTSRGQNMLSQLDVQQNTFFEDMLQTLNEDEQQQLKVGLETYLKGLANVCQADEFILRPLTQSDNPQLAEVIRKVSAEHGLTEDKGYGVADPTLDDMYSVYNKENAMYWVIEYQGEVVGGGGFAPLAGRPDVCELQKMYFLPQTRGQGLAKRIVAQSLKLAKQLGYQHMYLETTECLGAAVKLYEKLEFQHLDLAWGETGHDACEVVMAKAL
- a CDS encoding DUF2061 domain-containing protein, with product MKKTLTFAALHFTIAFSVAYVLTGDILIGSLIAMIEPSVNTVAFYFHEKAWAQVPALKARQWMTKLKTASFATIHFSVAFTVVYLLTGDAFIGGVMALLEPTLNTVAYYFHEKVWLRKAERQTAQPQFCLHQHA